One stretch of Paenibacillus sp. AN1007 DNA includes these proteins:
- a CDS encoding polysaccharide biosynthesis protein, protein MKQPSSSSGTKLLQGAFILGLAAIISKIIGAFQKIPLQNLGGDGVFGIYNTVYPLYMLIITLAAAGLPLAVSKFVAEQHALGRPEESRRIIRLSSLLLAGLGLFTAVVMYVSASWVADLIGNQHVAPSIRAASLALLFVPLMTGLRGYFQGMQQMLPTAMSQVIEQAVRVTVMIVVLLWLIQQHASLEMVAAGAMLGSVAGGCAGLAVMLGYVYRHRRNERTRLLFDGAVRHEEEREIKSEKVRGEVLYAEPEQPGDISQSRQSTDASRNIGSTYRASPEEKVHHKDALEQGVQALEVKRSNGEWIRTLLIYAIPVCLGSLAVPLMNLVDTFTVPRLLRGEGLDEVQTMVSFGIYNRGLPLVQLVTMLATSLSVLFIPAMAEARLKGGPEAVRQQAGLALRWFWLIGLAASAGLAVLADPINRMLYGDAAGTEALRYMALTAAGSTVSIIAAALLQGLGAVRAPAFSMLAAAGIKALLNVMFVPALGISGAALAGAAAYMLAAGLNVALLARLTAMRPAPGAVLAKPALVIAAMSLAALGTALAAEAVLGGLGIAAAHRLAAMGVSLLGIAAGAAVFVVAAARTGLLTAAELAALPKLGPRLAKLLRRLRVLG, encoded by the coding sequence ATGAAACAGCCGTCTTCGTCTTCAGGCACAAAGCTGCTGCAGGGTGCTTTTATCCTTGGGCTTGCTGCCATTATCTCTAAAATCATTGGTGCTTTTCAGAAGATTCCACTGCAAAATCTCGGAGGAGACGGTGTTTTTGGCATCTACAATACGGTGTATCCGCTATATATGCTTATTATTACGCTGGCTGCAGCTGGACTGCCGTTAGCTGTATCCAAATTTGTAGCAGAGCAGCATGCACTGGGCAGACCCGAGGAGAGCCGCAGAATTATACGATTATCATCACTGCTGCTCGCGGGACTTGGACTGTTCACAGCGGTAGTGATGTACGTCAGTGCATCTTGGGTCGCAGACCTCATTGGCAATCAGCATGTGGCCCCTTCCATCCGGGCAGCGTCTTTAGCTTTGTTATTTGTGCCGCTGATGACAGGCCTGCGCGGCTACTTCCAGGGCATGCAGCAGATGCTGCCTACAGCAATGTCGCAAGTGATTGAACAGGCCGTTCGGGTTACGGTTATGATTGTGGTGTTATTGTGGCTGATTCAGCAGCATGCTTCGCTGGAAATGGTCGCTGCTGGTGCCATGTTGGGTTCTGTCGCAGGAGGATGTGCGGGACTTGCGGTGATGCTGGGATATGTATACCGACATCGGCGGAATGAACGGACAAGGCTTCTGTTCGATGGGGCGGTGCGGCATGAAGAAGAGCGAGAGATCAAGAGTGAGAAAGTACGTGGAGAGGTCTTGTATGCTGAGCCGGAGCAGCCGGGTGATATTAGCCAGTCTAGACAGTCCACGGATGCTTCAAGAAATATAGGAAGCACGTATAGAGCAAGTCCCGAAGAAAAGGTACATCATAAAGATGCATTGGAGCAGGGTGTACAAGCTTTGGAGGTCAAGCGCTCTAACGGGGAGTGGATACGCACGTTGCTGATTTATGCCATTCCAGTGTGTCTTGGATCACTCGCGGTGCCCCTGATGAATCTGGTGGACACCTTTACGGTTCCGCGTCTGCTGCGCGGCGAAGGGCTGGACGAGGTGCAGACGATGGTATCGTTCGGCATCTATAACCGCGGCCTGCCGCTGGTACAGCTGGTAACGATGCTTGCCACGTCACTATCGGTGCTGTTTATCCCGGCAATGGCCGAAGCGCGTCTGAAGGGCGGGCCAGAAGCCGTCAGGCAGCAGGCAGGCTTGGCGCTGCGCTGGTTCTGGCTGATCGGTCTGGCAGCATCCGCAGGTCTTGCGGTTCTGGCAGATCCGATTAACCGCATGCTGTACGGGGATGCCGCAGGCACCGAAGCATTGCGGTACATGGCGCTGACGGCAGCAGGCAGCACCGTCAGCATTATTGCGGCGGCGCTGCTGCAGGGCCTCGGCGCCGTGCGCGCTCCCGCGTTCAGCATGTTGGCCGCCGCAGGCATCAAGGCGCTGCTGAACGTGATGTTTGTGCCGGCGCTGGGCATCAGCGGCGCGGCTCTTGCAGGTGCAGCCGCCTATATGCTGGCGGCTGGCCTGAATGTGGCGCTGCTGGCGCGGCTCACCGCCATGCGCCCTGCCCCTGGCGCCGTCCTGGCGAAGCCGGCGCTGGTGATCGCCGCCATGAGCCTGGCGGCGCTGGGCACAGCCTTGGCCGCCGAAGCGGTACTCGGCGGCTTGGGCATCGCAGCTGCCCATCGGCTGGCTGCGATGGGCGTGAGCCTGCTGGGCATAGCCGCAGGCGCAGCCGTGTTTGTGGTGGCCGCGGCCCGCACGGGGCTGCTGACCGCAGCAGAGCTGGCGGCCCTGCCGA
- the spoVT gene encoding stage V sporulation protein T — translation MKATGIVRRIDDLGRVVIPKEIRRTLRIREGDPLEIFVDRDGEVILKKYSPIGELGDFAKEYAESLYESTGHVTMISDRDTIITVAGGSKKEYLDKQVGSLVESCMENRKTIMETANGTYELSKDHDETLSSFVIAPIISGGDPIGTVIMFNKDESVKMSQMETKMAETAAGFLGKQMEQ, via the coding sequence ATGAAAGCTACTGGTATTGTCCGCCGTATAGATGACCTGGGTCGTGTGGTCATTCCTAAAGAAATCCGTCGTACGTTACGTATTCGTGAAGGGGACCCGCTTGAAATTTTTGTGGACCGCGACGGAGAAGTTATTCTTAAAAAATATTCACCGATTGGCGAGCTTGGTGATTTTGCTAAAGAATATGCCGAATCCCTGTATGAGAGTACAGGTCATGTGACGATGATTTCTGACCGTGATACCATTATCACGGTGGCAGGTGGTTCCAAGAAGGAGTACCTGGATAAACAGGTAGGAAGCCTTGTGGAGAGCTGCATGGAAAATCGGAAGACGATTATGGAAACAGCAAACGGTACCTATGAGCTTAGCAAAGATCATGACGAGACGTTATCCTCTTTTGTTATCGCGCCAATTATCTCTGGTGGTGATCCCATCGGAACCGTTATTATGTTCAACAAGGATGAATCCGTGAAGATGTCTCAGATGGAAACCAAAATGGCTGAGACGGCGGCAGGTTTCCTTGGGAAGCAGATGGAACAATAA
- a CDS encoding peptidylprolyl isomerase — MLAKYKKVGKVLSVGMVAVLSLSLLAACGKKEEAKAPESKDNSAVVATYDGGTITANEFDMEQRVMKFLYPEYAQMMDMDDFKEYLVKQEIAYEYLSGKASDEAKTAGAKTAAEQFDKMKAQVKEDQWKEMLKTQNLTDQNIKDYMTRIMTVIKDKETGVTEDAMKAEFEKNKDQFTTASVRHVLIGFTDSKTKKERKKEDALKLAKEVKAKLDGGADFAAVVKEYSDDTNSVADGGLFKDAPVANWVDSFKEAAKTLPLNKISDPVESQFGYHIIKVESRTDADYSKLTAEQKETLKSQLAAGQIDTFMQKDLEKIIKEVKLPKTDKKEEGTKEGTTGTGTEGTKTDESKTDSKGTDTKTDQGTTGTDKDAKTEEGTSSK, encoded by the coding sequence ATGTTAGCAAAGTATAAAAAAGTGGGAAAAGTGCTGTCTGTAGGTATGGTGGCAGTACTGTCCCTGTCCCTGCTTGCTGCATGCGGCAAGAAGGAAGAAGCGAAAGCACCGGAATCAAAAGATAACAGTGCTGTAGTCGCTACTTATGATGGCGGTACAATTACAGCGAATGAATTCGATATGGAGCAGCGTGTCATGAAATTCCTGTATCCTGAATATGCGCAGATGATGGATATGGATGATTTCAAGGAATACCTGGTGAAGCAGGAGATTGCTTATGAATATTTGAGCGGCAAGGCAAGTGATGAAGCAAAAACCGCTGGTGCCAAAACAGCTGCAGAGCAATTCGACAAGATGAAAGCTCAAGTGAAGGAAGACCAGTGGAAGGAAATGCTGAAAACACAAAACCTGACAGATCAAAACATTAAAGACTACATGACCCGTATTATGACGGTAATCAAAGATAAAGAAACCGGTGTAACAGAAGACGCGATGAAGGCAGAATTTGAGAAAAACAAAGACCAGTTTACAACGGCTTCTGTACGTCACGTTTTAATTGGATTTACCGACTCAAAAACCAAGAAAGAACGTAAAAAAGAAGATGCCCTGAAATTGGCAAAAGAAGTAAAAGCAAAACTTGATGGTGGAGCTGATTTCGCTGCCGTTGTAAAAGAATATTCAGATGATACCAACTCTGTTGCAGATGGAGGATTATTTAAAGATGCTCCGGTAGCTAATTGGGTAGATTCCTTCAAGGAAGCTGCGAAAACATTGCCGCTCAATAAGATCAGTGATCCAGTGGAATCCCAGTTTGGGTATCACATTATAAAAGTGGAGTCCCGTACAGATGCAGATTACTCCAAGTTAACAGCTGAGCAAAAAGAAACGCTGAAAAGCCAATTGGCTGCGGGTCAAATCGATACATTTATGCAAAAAGATCTGGAGAAAATCATCAAAGAAGTAAAACTTCCTAAAACGGATAAAAAAGAGGAAGGTACTAAAGAAGGTACAACGGGAACTGGCACAGAGGGCACAAAAACAGATGAATCCAAAACAGATTCCAAAGGTACAGATACGAAGACTGATCAAGGTACAACAGGAACAGACAAAGATGCAAAAACCGAAGAAGGTACAAGCAGTAAATAA
- the mfd gene encoding transcription-repair coupling factor: MLQALIQAFSKDPDFASITAGVKSGMKEQLVSGLSGSARQIMLAALHQEMDRPLLVVTHNMFSAQKMAEDLQEALSPDRVLIYPANELVAAEAAVSSPETLAQRIEVLVRCAQGFRGVVVIPFSGVRRYVPLPEVMANAHIQIKQGSTLQLDSFLLEMVTLGYERVERVESRGEMSVRGGIIDFYPVTSSIAYRIELFDDEIDSIRTFDPADQRSIERIEEITVLPCKELIADRERMEKAADTAALLLEQQLEKMTDRQAKLRLREEMHREVELLRQHVYFSEMYKYISPLYPENKTIYDYMPEDTILVMDEPARLSETSKQLDRDESEWNLHLMQNGKTLPDLPLSADGDDLLYERPFQTIFMSIFLRQVPHTQPQNILNFISRGMQDFHGQMNVLKAEMERWQKAGVQVLMLANGEERMDRMRRVLQDYDIPEPEMLNGNLQTGFEMPSIHLAVITEGEMFSQKQRKARKPIRNIDNAERIKSYSELKVGDYVVHQNHGIGKYLGIGTLEVAGIHKDYMHILYAGGDKLSVPIEQIDLIQKYVGSEEKEPKIYKLGGNEWTRVKNKVRSSVQDIADDLIKLYAERQTSKGYGFDKDSAEQQEFEDMFPYDETRDQMRAIEEIKKDMEQNRPMDRLLCGDVGYGKTEVAIRAAFKAAIEGKQVAVLVPTTILAQQHYETFRERFSGYPFNIHVLSRFRSRKEQNETAKGIKAGTVDIVIGTHRLLSQDLVFKDLGLLIVDEEQRFGVTHKEKLKKLKTNVDVLTLTATPIPRTLHMSMLGVRDLSVIETPPENRFPVQTYVVEHSQALVREAIERELARGGQVYYLYNRVQGIQEMAAEISELVPEAKVGVGHGQMTETELEKTILDFLDGEYDVLVSTSIIETGVDIPNVNTLIVHDADKMGLSQLYQLRGRVGRSNRIAYAYFTYQRDKVLTEVAEKRLQSIKEFTELGSGFKIAMRDLSIRGAGNLLGAEQHGFIASVGFDLYSQMLAEEINKRKVTMLGEEPVPSDQWNTTLDLSMDAYLPSDYIYDSIQKIEIYKKVAVIASFEDAMELEDELVDRFGDLPEAVINLMAVARLKVYGKIYGIESITQRGDDLTVKFYEGREHAFELSKIAHIGNQFERRVQFEQGPQMLIHVKGRGLGDKQLMELVEKFLESMKTAFKSKGELKDVSKV; the protein is encoded by the coding sequence TTGTTACAAGCACTCATACAGGCTTTTTCCAAAGATCCGGACTTTGCGTCCATTACAGCCGGGGTTAAATCCGGCATGAAGGAGCAGTTGGTTTCGGGATTATCCGGTTCGGCTCGCCAGATTATGCTGGCGGCACTGCATCAGGAAATGGATCGTCCACTGCTCGTTGTGACACATAACATGTTTTCCGCACAAAAAATGGCAGAAGATTTACAGGAAGCGCTTTCACCGGATCGGGTTTTAATCTATCCAGCAAATGAACTTGTTGCGGCTGAGGCCGCGGTATCCAGTCCGGAGACACTTGCTCAACGCATAGAAGTATTGGTTCGCTGCGCCCAAGGGTTTAGGGGCGTCGTTGTCATTCCTTTTTCCGGGGTAAGACGTTATGTCCCCCTGCCGGAAGTGATGGCGAATGCACATATTCAGATTAAGCAGGGCAGCACGCTTCAGCTGGATTCATTCCTGCTGGAGATGGTGACGCTTGGTTATGAGCGTGTGGAGCGCGTTGAATCGCGGGGTGAAATGAGCGTACGCGGAGGCATTATCGACTTCTATCCAGTAACTTCATCAATTGCCTACCGGATAGAGTTATTTGATGACGAAATCGATTCAATTCGCACATTTGATCCGGCAGATCAGCGCTCCATTGAACGGATAGAAGAAATTACAGTGCTGCCGTGCAAAGAGTTGATTGCTGATCGCGAACGTATGGAGAAGGCAGCCGATACGGCAGCACTTCTGCTTGAGCAGCAGTTGGAGAAAATGACAGATCGTCAGGCGAAGCTGCGTCTGCGCGAAGAGATGCACCGAGAGGTCGAGCTGCTGCGTCAGCATGTTTATTTCTCGGAGATGTATAAATATATCTCCCCGCTTTATCCGGAAAATAAAACGATATACGACTATATGCCGGAAGATACAATTCTGGTGATGGATGAGCCTGCGAGGCTGTCGGAGACATCCAAACAGCTGGATCGAGATGAGTCAGAATGGAACCTGCACCTGATGCAGAATGGAAAAACACTGCCAGATCTGCCGCTGTCAGCGGATGGGGATGATCTGCTCTATGAACGTCCATTCCAGACGATCTTTATGTCGATCTTCCTGCGTCAGGTGCCGCATACGCAGCCGCAGAACATTCTGAACTTTATCAGCCGGGGTATGCAGGATTTCCACGGACAGATGAATGTGCTCAAGGCCGAGATGGAACGCTGGCAGAAGGCCGGAGTTCAGGTGCTGATGCTGGCGAACGGTGAAGAACGTATGGATCGGATGCGTCGTGTACTGCAGGATTACGACATCCCTGAGCCGGAGATGCTGAATGGTAACCTCCAGACCGGTTTCGAGATGCCTTCCATTCATTTGGCGGTGATCACGGAAGGTGAGATGTTCTCGCAGAAGCAGCGCAAAGCCCGCAAGCCGATTCGAAACATCGACAATGCCGAGCGTATTAAATCCTACAGTGAACTGAAAGTGGGCGATTACGTTGTTCACCAAAACCACGGGATTGGTAAATACCTTGGAATTGGCACGCTCGAAGTCGCTGGTATTCACAAAGACTACATGCATATTCTGTATGCAGGCGGCGACAAATTGTCTGTTCCCATTGAACAAATTGACCTGATTCAAAAGTATGTCGGTTCCGAAGAGAAAGAGCCGAAAATATACAAGCTGGGCGGCAATGAATGGACTCGTGTCAAAAATAAAGTTCGTTCATCCGTTCAGGATATCGCTGACGATCTGATCAAGCTTTATGCAGAACGTCAAACGTCCAAAGGTTATGGATTCGATAAAGATTCCGCAGAGCAGCAGGAATTTGAAGATATGTTCCCTTACGATGAGACACGGGATCAGATGCGTGCAATTGAAGAAATCAAAAAAGATATGGAACAAAACCGTCCGATGGATCGTTTATTGTGTGGAGACGTTGGATACGGTAAGACAGAAGTGGCTATTCGGGCTGCATTCAAAGCAGCAATTGAGGGCAAACAGGTGGCGGTGCTGGTTCCGACCACGATTTTGGCTCAGCAGCACTATGAAACATTCCGCGAGCGTTTCTCTGGTTACCCGTTTAACATCCATGTCCTTAGCCGATTCCGTTCCCGTAAGGAACAGAATGAGACAGCGAAAGGGATCAAAGCCGGTACAGTGGACATCGTTATTGGTACACACCGCTTGTTGTCACAGGATCTAGTGTTTAAAGACCTGGGACTGCTTATTGTCGATGAGGAGCAGCGTTTTGGTGTAACACATAAAGAAAAGCTCAAAAAACTTAAAACGAATGTAGACGTGTTAACTCTTACAGCAACACCGATTCCGCGTACACTTCACATGTCCATGCTGGGGGTACGTGACCTGTCGGTTATTGAGACACCGCCCGAGAATCGTTTCCCTGTTCAGACGTATGTGGTGGAACACAGTCAGGCGCTTGTTCGTGAAGCAATTGAACGCGAGCTGGCCCGCGGCGGTCAGGTGTATTATCTTTACAACCGAGTGCAGGGCATTCAGGAGATGGCTGCTGAAATATCGGAGCTGGTGCCGGAAGCCAAAGTGGGCGTAGGACACGGTCAGATGACAGAAACCGAGCTGGAGAAGACGATTCTCGACTTCCTGGACGGAGAGTATGATGTACTGGTGAGCACCAGCATTATCGAGACAGGTGTGGATATTCCGAATGTAAACACACTGATCGTGCATGATGCGGACAAAATGGGACTTTCCCAATTGTACCAGCTGCGTGGACGGGTAGGCCGGTCAAACCGGATTGCCTACGCGTATTTCACGTACCAACGGGATAAAGTGCTGACGGAAGTTGCCGAGAAACGTCTGCAGTCCATTAAAGAATTTACCGAGCTCGGCTCAGGTTTCAAAATCGCGATGCGTGACTTGTCCATCCGTGGGGCGGGCAACCTGCTGGGAGCAGAGCAGCACGGCTTTATTGCCTCCGTCGGGTTCGATCTGTATTCACAGATGCTGGCAGAGGAGATCAACAAACGTAAAGTGACGATGCTTGGTGAGGAGCCAGTTCCTTCCGATCAATGGAACACAACGCTCGACCTGAGTATGGATGCCTACTTGCCATCAGATTATATTTATGACAGTATTCAGAAGATTGAGATTTATAAAAAGGTAGCCGTCATTGCATCCTTTGAAGATGCGATGGAACTGGAAGACGAACTAGTTGATCGGTTCGGTGATCTGCCTGAAGCTGTAATCAATTTGATGGCGGTGGCTCGCCTTAAAGTGTATGGGAAAATCTATGGAATTGAGTCCATTACTCAGCGTGGAGACGACCTTACTGTGAAATTTTATGAAGGACGTGAGCATGCGTTCGAACTCTCTAAAATTGCACACATTGGAAATCAGTTCGAAAGACGTGTACAATTTGAACAAGGACCCCAAATGCTGATTCATGTCAAAGGCAGGGGGCTTGGGGATAAGCAGCTGATGGAGCTGGTAGAAAAATTTCTGGAGTCCATGAAAACTGCTTTTAAATCAAAGGGGGAACTAAAAGATGTTAGCAAAGTATAA
- a CDS encoding anti-sigma-F factor Fin family protein — protein sequence MSVNYVCRHCRIFIGRIDSAKITEAQLGFHFLTPDERRDIIAYNSGGDVTVRITCDYCKEALEHNPELSLLANPLQ from the coding sequence ATGTCAGTGAATTATGTATGTCGGCATTGCCGTATCTTTATTGGACGAATCGATTCGGCTAAAATCACAGAAGCGCAGCTCGGTTTTCATTTCTTGACCCCCGACGAGCGGAGGGATATAATAGCGTATAATTCCGGTGGTGATGTGACCGTTCGGATCACATGTGATTACTGTAAGGAAGCGCTGGAACACAATCCCGAGCTGAGCCTGCTTGCTAATCCGCTTCAGTAA
- the pth gene encoding aminoacyl-tRNA hydrolase has protein sequence MKWIVGLGNPGSNYAKTRHNIGFMALDRMAERHNISITQNKCKALIGEGNIGGVKTVLIKPMTYMNLSGESVRAYMDFYKVSLEDLIVVYDDMDTEIGRVRLRYQGSAGGHNGIKSIIQHTGTQQFNRIRMGISRPDPGHAIVDYVLSTFMKKEKEALEQTIEQTCDALEHSLTHTFEQTMAKFNG, from the coding sequence ATGAAGTGGATTGTCGGACTTGGGAATCCAGGCTCGAACTATGCCAAAACCCGGCATAATATCGGTTTTATGGCGCTGGATCGGATGGCAGAACGCCATAACATTTCGATCACACAGAACAAATGCAAAGCATTAATCGGAGAAGGCAATATTGGCGGCGTCAAAACGGTGCTGATTAAACCGATGACGTATATGAACCTTTCTGGTGAATCAGTTCGCGCGTATATGGACTTTTATAAAGTCAGTCTAGAGGACCTAATTGTCGTATATGACGATATGGATACAGAGATTGGCAGAGTTCGCTTGCGCTACCAGGGTAGTGCAGGTGGACATAATGGAATCAAGTCCATTATTCAGCATACAGGTACACAGCAGTTTAACCGAATTCGTATGGGCATATCCCGGCCTGATCCGGGACATGCCATTGTGGACTATGTCTTGTCTACGTTTATGAAGAAGGAAAAGGAAGCGCTGGAGCAGACAATCGAGCAGACATGTGATGCTTTGGAGCACAGCCTGACACATACATTTGAGCAAACTATGGCCAAATTCAACGGTTAA
- a CDS encoding ribose-phosphate diphosphokinase — MTYFDSKLKIFTCNSNPKLAHQIADYIGIPMGESHTTSFSDGEIQVKLSESVRGCHVYIVQSTCLPVNDNLMEMLVMIDALKRASAKTINVVIPYYGYARQDRKARSRDPITAKLVANLIEKAGATRVIAMDLHAMQIQGFFDIPVDHLLGVPILAQYFRSKQIENPVVVSPDHGGVVRARKLADFLNAPLAIIDKRRPEPNVSEVMNIIGNIEGKTAILIDDIIDTAGTIVLGANALMEGGVKEVYACCTHPVLSGPAMERLENAPLKEVIVTDTIPITHANPTSKLKVLSVAPLLGEAIIRVHEELSISKLFEIE; from the coding sequence ATGACTTATTTTGACTCGAAATTAAAAATATTTACTTGCAATTCTAACCCCAAGCTTGCTCATCAAATTGCTGATTATATCGGGATTCCTATGGGTGAATCTCATACAACCAGCTTTAGTGATGGCGAGATTCAAGTGAAACTCTCCGAGAGTGTTCGTGGCTGTCACGTTTATATCGTGCAGTCAACTTGCTTGCCGGTTAATGACAACCTGATGGAAATGCTCGTGATGATTGATGCATTGAAACGTGCATCGGCCAAAACAATTAACGTGGTTATTCCGTATTACGGTTATGCACGTCAAGATCGCAAAGCGCGTTCGCGTGACCCGATTACAGCCAAGCTGGTTGCTAACCTGATTGAAAAAGCAGGCGCAACTCGTGTTATTGCAATGGACCTGCATGCTATGCAGATTCAAGGTTTCTTCGACATTCCAGTCGATCATCTGCTGGGTGTGCCGATTCTGGCTCAATACTTCCGCTCGAAACAGATTGAAAATCCGGTTGTTGTGTCACCTGACCACGGTGGTGTGGTTCGTGCGCGTAAACTGGCTGATTTCCTGAATGCACCGCTTGCGATCATCGACAAACGTCGCCCTGAGCCAAATGTGAGCGAAGTCATGAATATTATCGGTAACATCGAAGGCAAAACAGCGATTTTGATTGATGACATCATTGACACTGCCGGAACGATTGTACTGGGAGCTAATGCTTTGATGGAAGGCGGCGTGAAAGAAGTATATGCATGCTGTACTCACCCGGTATTGTCTGGCCCTGCAATGGAACGTCTGGAGAATGCACCATTGAAGGAAGTCATCGTAACGGATACGATTCCAATTACACATGCGAATCCAACAAGCAAGCTTAAAGTGCTTTCTGTAGCGCCGCTGCTTGGGGAAGCCATCATCCGTGTTCATGAGGAATTGTCAATCAGCAAGCTGTTTGAAATTGAATAA
- the glmU gene encoding bifunctional UDP-N-acetylglucosamine diphosphorylase/glucosamine-1-phosphate N-acetyltransferase GlmU has product MKRMAIVLAAGQGKRMKSKLYKVLHPVCGKPMVGHVLDAALRAGVERSVVVVGHGAEAVQSFLGSRAEYALQAEQLGTGHAVKQVKSLLGSETGSTIVVCGDTPLVTSETLEGLMKLHEESGAAATVLTAQLDNPKGYGRVIRGEDGSVQRIVEQKDCTPQEDAVKEINTGTYCFDNAKLFAALEKVTNQNAQGEYYLTDVVGIFKSEGEIVEAYMSDDIAESIGVNDRLALSQAEAYMRERLAVRHMLNGVTIIDPSSTYIGADVTIGSDTVLYPGTVLKGTTSIGEGCHIGPHTDIEDSIIQDGAVIKHSVLSKAEVGPDATVGPFANLRPGTKLGRSVKIGDFVEVKNATIDEGSKVSHLSYIGDAQVGKNVNVGCGAITVNYDGYNKAVTIIEDDAFVGSNVNLIAPITVGKGAYVVAGSTVTHSVPENDLAIARPRQENKAGYAEKIRGRAKAKKQNAKPE; this is encoded by the coding sequence TTGAAACGCATGGCAATTGTTCTAGCCGCAGGGCAGGGCAAACGAATGAAATCTAAATTGTACAAAGTGCTGCATCCCGTATGCGGTAAACCTATGGTTGGACATGTGCTGGATGCAGCACTTCGCGCAGGTGTTGAACGCAGCGTGGTTGTTGTCGGACATGGGGCCGAAGCGGTGCAGTCATTTTTAGGTTCCAGAGCAGAATACGCACTTCAGGCAGAGCAGCTCGGTACAGGGCATGCTGTAAAACAAGTTAAATCCCTGCTTGGCAGTGAAACTGGATCAACAATTGTAGTTTGTGGTGACACACCTCTCGTTACCAGTGAAACGCTGGAAGGTCTGATGAAACTTCACGAGGAGAGTGGTGCAGCTGCAACAGTGCTCACAGCTCAGCTCGATAATCCGAAGGGATATGGACGTGTAATCCGCGGAGAAGACGGTTCTGTACAGCGGATCGTGGAGCAGAAGGATTGCACACCACAGGAAGACGCTGTGAAGGAAATCAATACAGGCACATACTGCTTTGATAATGCGAAGCTGTTTGCAGCATTGGAGAAGGTAACCAATCAGAATGCTCAGGGTGAGTATTATCTGACAGATGTGGTTGGCATTTTCAAAAGTGAGGGCGAGATTGTTGAGGCATACATGTCTGATGATATTGCAGAGTCTATTGGCGTTAATGACAGACTTGCACTTTCACAGGCAGAGGCATACATGCGTGAACGTCTGGCTGTCCGTCATATGTTGAACGGTGTAACCATCATCGATCCGTCATCGACATATATCGGGGCAGATGTTACGATTGGATCAGATACAGTATTGTATCCGGGAACCGTTCTTAAAGGTACTACTTCGATTGGTGAAGGGTGTCATATCGGGCCTCATACAGATATCGAAGACAGTATCATTCAAGATGGTGCCGTGATTAAACATTCGGTGCTGTCCAAGGCAGAAGTTGGCCCTGATGCAACCGTAGGTCCTTTCGCCAATCTGCGCCCGGGCACCAAGTTAGGCCGCAGCGTAAAAATTGGTGACTTTGTTGAAGTGAAAAATGCTACAATTGACGAAGGTTCCAAAGTGTCCCATCTTAGCTACATTGGGGATGCTCAGGTAGGGAAGAACGTAAATGTTGGATGCGGGGCAATAACCGTCAATTATGATGGATATAATAAGGCTGTAACAATCATTGAAGATGATGCCTTTGTAGGCAGTAATGTCAATTTGATTGCTCCGATTACGGTTGGAAAAGGCGCTTATGTCGTTGCAGGTTCCACCGTTACACATTCCGTTCCTGAGAATGATCTGGCGATTGCTCGTCCACGCCAGGAGAACAAAGCCGGTTATGCGGAAAAAATCCGCGGACGTGCTAAAGCCAAGAAACAAAATGCTAAACCCGAATAA
- the spoVG gene encoding septation regulator SpoVG, with product MQITDVRLRRVNSEGRMKAIASITIDNEFVVHDIRVIDGNNGMFVAMPSKRTPDGEFRDIAHPISSGTREKIQAAVLTEYDRAATEEEVIEEGA from the coding sequence ATGCAAATTACGGATGTCAGACTCCGCCGCGTTAACTCGGAAGGGAGAATGAAGGCTATCGCATCCATTACCATCGATAACGAATTCGTCGTTCATGACATTCGTGTCATCGATGGTAACAACGGAATGTTTGTTGCAATGCCGAGCAAGCGGACTCCTGACGGAGAGTTCCGTGACATCGCCCACCCGATCTCTTCCGGTACACGTGAGAAGATTCAGGCAGCAGTATTAACTGAATATGACCGTGCAGCAACTGAGGAAGAAGTCATTGAAGAAGGTGCCTGA